The sequence CAATTCTATTACCAAAACACTAATTTCTGTGTCCTGTTATTTTTACACTAATTTCTGTGTCCTGTACACTGTATGCAAGACTTACTGATATCAATATAGAAAGAACTAGAGAGGCCTGATGTAGCACAAAGGTTTGTGACCCTGGTGATGACAAAAAGGGCAAAACAATCCTCTTAATGTAAGCCTGTCCTAGGTGCAAGATCTCTCTTTGTGATTCACTGGATTTattggcacatttgcaaagcagcCTTGCAGCTGAAGCCAATACGTAactaaaaaaacaatttttcaagTCGGCCAGTGTGCGTTTGCTGACTAAATACGAGCGTCAATGAATTCTCAAATATTTCATAACAGAATAAACCGAGAATGGCCAAGCCACTTGGAACTTCTAATGAACAAACTCCTGTGGTAAAGCAGGTTGATTTGTGATCTCCAACTACACCTTTGTAACCTATTTTGCTAAAGGTTTTCATGTATAAAGTCAAACATCTTCCATCTTTATTTTTCCCATCCTTCTGAACTTACAGATTAGATTCACTCAAAAGAAGTGAGCTAAGGGAAGGTTGAGcagttctttaaaatgcagacagcACGTATTTCTTCCTCTGATTGTGAACAATTTGGACAGTTCAAAAATCAGAACCCTCTACGTGCCCAACACATTTCAGGTGCCATGGCTACAGCAAAATTTGCCACTTGGGAGGTCCTGATTATCCACTTTCCCCCTTCAGCTGTTATCATTTGGCTTAGAAATATGAACTCCAAATATTTCTGAATCAGTCCTGAAGTGCATACCTCTTGCCTCAAATTCCTTAGATAgagagatacagtcatacctccttTTGCGTCTGGGATCTGTTCAACGAAAGAGACCCTTGACAAAGTGCcgctctgcgcatgtgcagaagtgtgatttagtgcttctgcatgtgtgtgagcagcaaacccggaagcaacccgttccggtacttctgggtttgccatggaTGTTCGACAAAATGGACCCTAAACGGGGAGGACTCAGAACGAGTGTACTTGGAGAGTTGTCCTTGGTAGATGATACTTATGTTAgcatatttaataataaattgtGTTATTTAACTGAATTAACAATTCTCATGTTTTTAAGGTTATCAATATCATTACCACTTAAAATACTGCTAACAGTTCTCTAGTTGCTGCTTTTATTGCTAAATGATCTAATACACCTATCAGTGTTATTCCTCCTAACCTTCTTTATGGTGCCCACTTATAATCAGCACTTTATTCTGAATCAAGAGTCCAAATGAGTAACTGACTGTACCTTTATTAGATATATTAAGGTTTCTTGAAGCTGAGATCTAGTAAGAACTGTCGGAGGTAATGTTGGAACATCTACTGCTCCAAGAGTGAGAGGAGAAGAGGAACCAACTTTGTTTTCGATGTCGGAGGACTTCATAGCTGACTGTTGGAACACACTAGGTGACAAGAGGACTGAAGGTGCCATTGTGGTTGTAGCTGCAGCAAACTGTGGGGAAGCAACCTGCAAAAACAAGAAATCAAATGAGATGGGGATGATTTTTCCCCTCATTTTTAAAGAACTATCTAAATATATTAAAGACTCTTCTGATATTACCTTTCTGGTACTGTTTGAAGTCCCAGTTAAAATAGCGGGAACCAGTGATGTAGCTCCTTGGCACACTGGCAAAAGAAGCGGCTGCTTCACTGGCTCTTATGTGACCTGGGCGCTTCCAACATTATACAAGCTGCAGGGACTTACATGCAGAAATGAAGCGGCTTAAGTTGAAAGGGCCTCACAAAAGCTATGGATGCTAAAAGTAACCAGTGTGACCAACCTGGATCACAACGCCGTTCAGGAAATAATTAATAAACCCAAATTTCTATTCTGGCATACTGATGTGGTAGCTCAAAGAGAACTCTGTAGCAATTTACAATAATATGGATAGCAGTACAATTGTTGATGCCTTCTTGGACTCTTTGTACCAGCATATAAACTCGATCTTacaaagaaatgagagattacTAAAATGTAATCTGGAAAAATTGGGCACTTTTATAGAGAGCAGCCAATTGCATTATTGTTTTATGAGCTACAAGGGAAAGGATTGTTGGCTAGGCATATTTCAATTCTTGCAAGACCTGGAGGTCTCCAGAAGGAGTATACTAGTAAAGGAGAACTAGGTCATCCTAATTAATGGATAGGGATCAGGATTCAAGACACATTGGCCTGTCAGCCTGGATGGAACCAGGTTTTGTTGAGAATTGGCCTTTGCACAAATCCAGACAGGGAAAGACACTCTGGTGATGCAAGGATTTAAATACATACTTGGCTTGCCTTTGACAAAGCTTTGGGGTGTGAAAATGTTTCAAGCTCCTTGCTTTGCTGTGCAACCTacaattttaaagaaagaaatacgTAGTATCTGAACAATCCAGCATTCTTcttacatttccccctttaaaaaatgcatacacaTACACGTGCTATTGCTTAATTTGTTAAATAAGATGCCTAAGGTGACCTATTATAAGAGTTCGTAACCAAAATTGTCAGTTACGTACTGTACTACTCCTCACCGCATGGTTGCTTGGAAATGTGAGACTTGGACTTCCAGATTCAAGCACAGTTTTCTGACCATCTAGTCTCTACTGCCATAATCAACAAACACTGTTTTGGCCGGATACAGAATTTCATCTGTATTGGACCAAAGTGTTCTGATCAATACAtcacttttaaagaaaaacactGAAAACCCAACATTGTTAAAAAATAACTAACTGCCTAGCCAGAACAACGTTATAAAGCACCCCTTACAAGACTAGTATCCAATACAAACGTCCAATTCACCCATTGGCAAGAAAGAAATTGTGTTGGCACTTTCAGACTCAAATAACATAGTATAATAACATGAGAACCGCTGCTAACAGCACTAACCTACCAATGTTTTTACAATCAACCTTATTGCTAAAGAAATCTACATATATTAATTTACTAGGAGCAGCAACCCCTGCTCATTTTGCTCGCCCAAGCCGTGCACCTCTGTTCCCCCCCTCCCACAGCTCGCCTGAAGAAATCTACATATATTAACTTACTAGGAGCCGCAACCCCTGCTCATTTTGCTCGCCCAAGCCGTGCACCTCggttccccccctcccacagCTCGCCTAGGCAGCAGCCCAGGCAAGCCACGGAGGAACAGGCAGGACAAGCTGGGGCAGCTCCCCAGCAATTGTCCTGCTCTGCTGCCACTTCCCTCCCTGGCCTTCCATGCTGATGAGGCTGGAATAGCAAAAGCCACGAGAGGCGTACAGTGGCAGCAGAGCAGGACAGCTGATGGGAAGCTGGTCTTCTGCAGCTCACCTGGGCTGCACTCCTGCTTGCTCCACCCACTTGCCTCCATACCTGGGCCACCCGCCTGCTTCTCTATTGTGAACAGCAGTGTGATAACACTCTAACCATTTTATTATACACTAAGAGAACTGACCTGAACAGGTGGAATTGCTTTACCAGTCAGGGCTTGTTTGGTGTGGGATTCTTTGAAACGATCTGGGGTCGCCAGCTGGCTAGCGGCAGAAGAGGAGTTAGACGCTACTGGCGCTTTATTTGCCGACTGCTGCATAACATCATGTTGTGGGGTCAACCTGAGTTTTTGAAGGAGATCCGTATTTGCAAGCGGCATGTTCGAAGCGCTTTCTGTACTGGTTGCAGCCAAAGATGTTAAGAATTGGTTCTGACTGGGAGTGATGTTCTGCGGACCGTGGTTCATATCAGACGGCTGCTGATTCACAAGCGGAGACATTTGCTTGGCAGCCTGCTGCATAACTTGCAGCATGTTATTGTTTGTGCTGCCGCTCTGAAGCATTTGCACACAGGGAGCTTCTGTGGCCAGAGTGGAATTAAGGTTAGGGCTTAGCTGTACGGCATAGTTTGAAGCTTTATTCACTTCAGGTTGTGGGGCAGAAGGTGAGGCAATCAGTAAGGGCGGCATACACTCCTGTGGCAATAAGGTACAAGAATTACTTTTGAAGCTTGAGCCATCCAGTTTCCCCAGAGGCTGATGGATCACTGTCGACTGCTCAAATGAAAAAGGAAGGAGCAAATTGTGCTCTCTGCATGAGGAGTCAGGCTTCTTGGTTCTCTCTGGATTAGAGTAGGAAACTGTACTGTGTTCCTTTGGAAATGACGTTCCAAATAACTCTTCCACTGTTAGGTGTTTTGGTATGGATGAGCACGGCTAGAAatagagaaaaaaagaacaaccaGAAGCTCAGCTTAAAAGTCTCCAGTAAATTAGTGGTAGTGTGTAGAATTTAAAAGAGAACAGCTTGCTAAAAGTTGTAAAGCCATGCAAAAAACACATTACGGGCCATAGGTTTTATCAACAATATTTTTATACTTATGTGGCACAATATGTTTGTATATCACGATGAAACAATATACGCTAACAACCAATTCTTGGAATCCCAATTGTAAGAGTTTGTTTTCCTACTGCTTTTCATTGTCTTTAAAATTGCAAAGCATTTTAATCTGCAAATACCTTTAAGGAGAGAATATTTATCAGGAGACTTAAAAAAATTATGCAGCTGTAAGCAGACTTGCCCCAAGAAGCTACTTATTTTCATACTCCTTCACCCATTCTGCACAGATATTGCCATCCTATCTCATGGTAGTCCAAATGATACTTCAAAGAATTATCAGTTTCGCCTCACAAATAAGTACTGGTAGTTCTTATTTGTAAAGATTGAAAACTATAATAGATAAGTGCAAAAAAGGAGTTTAAAGTAGAAGTAAGCTCTGCACATGGGCATAGGAAGGAATGAGCTGCTAGAAGGCCAACAAAAGGGTATTGGGTTACTTTGCATGGCATGGTGTGTTACTGTACACAAGGCAGGGCTCCAGCATGGAGGAGAAATGGGGTTGTGTGTTATTACTGCAAGGATTTATTTGCTCCCTTTGCACAGAAGCAAATATTCATGGTGAGAAAATTAGCTCCCTGCCACTTTCAGAACTGCAAAACTCATTTATATCGTAAGTTTTTTGGAAACTGTTTcataatacaatataataaaagACAAACGAAtctaaatgaaaagaaaaagaaatagcaacGTCCTCTCTCAAGTAGATTTTAGCCCTTGTCTCACAGAGAATGGGGTTGACCCTTCCAGTTATCTCCTGAGAGATtccctttcttcccttccctgcctctcacacaggctCCTTCACCAGCCAGCCATTACCTTCCATGTTTGTGTAATCCCAATAATGGCCCAGAATAGAAGACaccaaaaaggaaggaagggagggagagaagagaataATAAACGGAAAAAAGGTGgccaagaaagagaaataaaaaggatGGGAAAACTCCTGTGATCTAGAAGTGTAACATTTTAGAATCTTACAGCACTAGTTCACTTTAATCTTCAATTCCATACTAATAATTGGGACTATGCACCCCAAACCCCATTAAGAGCCAAAAAGGCAGATAAGACTACTTCTGATCAACTGCATCAATTTAAAAATTGAAACTTCCAACATCCAACATTCTCCTTGTAGATCTGTCAAAAACCCTCAGTGGCTTCAGTAAGACAAAATGGCCCTAAAACCCCATTTCTAGAAGGAGACTCTCCAAGATTAAATTGTGCACCACTCCTTTTCCTCCATTAGATGGCACTATTAGCAGGCACAAGAGCTGCTCATCTTATTTCTTGCAACCAATTTTCTGTATTAGTATACAGTATCTTTCTTGGCTATGTCTCACTTCTTAGCCAAAGCTCCTGTTTAGTTGACTGATAAGCCTTACAATGTCCAGTGAGGGCCAAAAGCTGGCCAAGGTGGTTggaattcacaaaatgtttaggggtatgcgcccCCCCCGTGTCCGCCCAGAAAAAAAGGACTTGATACAACCCCATGATCCACTTATTATAAAGGTAACAAAACAGTGCAGTAGTGTCACAGTGCTTTAAAATGAACATACATGGTCTTGCATTTGTAACATTGATGATCCATGTTCTGAAATCTCTGTATTTTCCGTCTTTGTGGGATTTGCACTTGGTTGTGTCCAACAAATGAGGTCACTCTTCTGATTctagaaaataaaatacattattttttttttaattcccacTCAGACGTGTTCATTTTTCGCACCCCTCTATAAACCTCCCAGGAAGATCTCTGCCTCACCTGCTCTTCTTCTCTCTGAACTTTACGCTTTTCACAATATACTATCTATTCAATATTGTGGTGATCACATTGCACAATCCTATGATAGTTCTGCCAGTGTCATGCTAAAGGCACGACTTGATCAGAAGCTGATTAAACATTATGGCCAGCATCACCCAGCTTCAACCCAAACAGTTCTCCCAGCTGTTGTCAGCTAGACAAGAATGCATGACTCAGGCCATTTGGGTTACCCAAATGAATGGAGAAGATACAGAATGTCTACGCAACAGAGTTTTTAAACATCTCTTACAGCTATACAACTGGGTGCACGTCCTCTAAAAGGGTAGATGTGCTTACACTTGTGAAAATACACACCAAGGTGTACACAGAACAATTATAAAATTAGCTAGAATAGTCATGAGTCCAGCATGTTTCCAAGCATTAGGGAAATGTACTAGCAGCACTAAAATAAAGTGATGATTCAGCTTCATGGTTCAAGAGACCTGCCAGTTTAAATCTTTTAAGTGTGCCATTTATGATGCAGTCAACAGAGCTGAAGTTGACAGTCTTTGCTGCTGTTGGAGAAAAAATTCAGTCGATATATTACCTTACGCAAAGTTTTTCCCCAAGTACAAGCTTCAAGCTTTATGAACTGACCATCAACACAAGGAAGTTAAGCTGACTGTAGCAAGCTGCAAGCTGCAAACATGGCCAGCAATGGAAACCTGCCACATCACTACAACTTTCGATAAATATGTAAAGATTTACTTTACCTTACAGATTTAAAATTCACAACATAGATTGACAATACCCTCTCTGCTGTGTCCCTGTCCCGCCCCCCCAATTTCCTGCACTTTTAGTGTGGTTAACATTTTGGTAAGGAATTTAAGCCCAATTCCATTGTTTATAAACGCAATCCCAAAATATCATTGCTTGTTTAATGCCAGGTTACAAAAAGTGTTATAATCTTTctgaagagggaggggaaaagttagctatttaaaaaaagaatccaccCACTAATCAAACTCATTCATTTTCACATACGGACTGGATGCAGAGAGTACATGAAAGATTAAGCTGGTTTAGAATCCTATATTAAATCACTCAGACAGTTACAAAGCTCTTTTCTCACTCCTGGCTACCCATTCTCATGCCGACTCTCTGCCTACCACATGTGGGCTGCACAGCAGGATTATTTTATGATCCATCTGGACTGTACTAGGCAGATTTTTCTATAAAACGCAAATTCATCTATAATTATTATAGACTCAAGATAATTGGCAAGGAATTAGTAAGAGGAATGACATAAAAACATACACATGCTTGAAAAAGCATGCAATTAAAAGAACAAGGAGCAATAATGTGTAAGACACATGACACAGCAACAGAAAGAACCCACAACTAAACAACATAAAACACTAATTCAATTTATACCAGGAGTTTATTTCTAAAGCTTCCCTCTCATTTCTTTCATTAAACAGGTACTTTACAGATCTGCATATTTAGAAGCATCACCTCTGAAAACCAAATTGGATAGCTGTGGTTTAGGGCACATTTCAATAGCTGGAGGAGTTATGCAAAGTATGTGCAAGAATGTGGAGTCAAGAGTCCCTGCCTCCCACAGATGGAAGAGGCAGCATTATAATGAATTCAACCTGCCCTGAGTGTACAGAATGGTGTATACATTTAATCAAGTGATTCAATTCAACTTGTTCAAGCTATTCATATTAGACCCCAAGAGAAAAGAGGGCATGCAGATTTAGACAGAAAGTTAGCGTACAATGACATTTACAAGACAGACAAGTAGACATATTTTCCAGAATAGTTCACATGATTAAGGTTGCCAAATTATTTCTGGGCTTCTCCTTTGTCTTTAACAGCATGGAAAGCAGAAAATTAGGTGAAGGTTTTCTTTATTCCATTATGTagatacagtaataataatgttaatgtCTCAATGTTGTTGAATTGTGTTGAGAAATCCCATGAACAGCGTTGCAGCCACAAAACATTCCACAcatgaagagggggaggggagaggtatACTCTAGCGCTAGGGGACCCTTCAGAAAAGTGTGGCAGGTGGTGAATAAGGCTTCATGGGAAAATTGCCATAAATCATCTTCTCATCCATGAACGGGAACTTCTGGTGGATCCAACCCTCTTTCAAAAAATGGAAGGAGATACTCTGGACCCAACTCATTGAAACTGTTCCTTTTCTTAATTCATTCTACTCCACCaccttaaaaaaatcaaaatcaaggaGTACTTACTAATTCTCTTCTCTCTTATTACCTCTAGTCCTACCTGATTCATTTAACATGTCTTCCTGAGGAGGGAGGGAATAAGATGGGTGGGGGCTGGAAGTAAATGAGGCATTCACAGTGCACACGTTTCTGAAGGACTGGACACCCCACTACAGGCGAATTGGAGGGATGGTGGGGAGACTGCCATAGTTAATAGAACCTAGGCAGTAATGGATGTGTGGTTGCAATGCAATTAAGAAGGCACAGGGTGAGCT comes from Podarcis raffonei isolate rPodRaf1 chromosome 2, rPodRaf1.pri, whole genome shotgun sequence and encodes:
- the DCP1A gene encoding mRNA-decapping enzyme 1A isoform X3, whose product is MESLSKAGQDMSLAALKQNDPYITSIADVTGQVALYRFSPKANEWEKTDIEGTLFVYKRSASPYHGFTIVNRLNMHNLVEPVNKDLEFQLHEPFLLYRNANLSIYSIWFYDKNDCHRIAKLMAKVVQEEAQRSQLLFQDRRSVSRINGCTDILEMLSKAKVEYEQNQKSDLICWTQPSANPTKTENTEISEHGSSMLQMQDHPCSSIPKHLTVEELFGTSFPKEHSTVSYSNPERTKKPDSSCREHNLLLPFSFEQSTVIHQPLGKLDGSSFKSNSCTLLPQECMPPLLIASPSAPQPEVNKASNYAVQLSPNLNSTLATEAPCVQMLQSGSTNNNMLQVMQQAAKQMSPLVNQQPSDMNHGPQNITPSQNQFLTSLAATSTESASNMPLANTDLLQKLRLTPQHDVMQQSANKAPVASNSSSAASQLATPDRFKESHTKQALTGKAIPPVQVASPQFAAATTTMAPSVLLSPSVFQQSAMKSSDIENKVGSSSPLTLGAVDVPTLPPTVLTRSQLQETLIYLIKNDANFLSTLHEVYLQVLTKNTDSIKL
- the DCP1A gene encoding mRNA-decapping enzyme 1A isoform X2, which encodes MESLSKAGQDMSLAALKQNDPYITSIADVTGQVALYRFSPKANEWEKTDIEGTLFVYKRSASPYHGFTIVNRLNMHNLVEPVNKDLEFQLHEPFLLYRNANLSIYSIWFYDKNDCHRIAKLMAKVVQEEAQRSQLLFQDRRSVSRINGCTDILEMLSKAKVEYEQNQKSDLICWTQPSANPTKTENTEISEHGSSMLQMQDHPCSSIPKHLTVEELFGTSFPKEHSTVSYSNPERTKKPDSSCREHNLLLPFSFEQSTVIHQPLGKLDGSSFKSNSCTLLPQECMPPLLIASPSAPQPEVNKASNYAVQLSPNLNSTLATEAPCVQMLQSGSTNNNMLQVMQQAAKQMSPLVNQQPSDMNHGPQNITPSQNQFLTSLAATSTESASNMPLANTDLLQKLRLTPQHDVMQQSANKAPVASNSSSAASQLATPDRFKESHTKQALTGKAIPPVQVAQQSKELETFSHPKALSKVASPQFAAATTTMAPSVLLSPSVFQQSAMKSSDIENKVGSSSPLTLGAVDVPTLPPTVLTRSQLQETLIYLIKNDANFLSTLHEVYLQVLTKNTDSIKL
- the DCP1A gene encoding mRNA-decapping enzyme 1A isoform X1, encoding MESLSKAGQDMSLAALKQNDPYITSIADVTGQVALYRFSPKANEWEKTDIEGTLFVYKRSASPYHGFTIVNRLNMHNLVEPVNKDLEFQLHEPFLLYRNANLSIYSIWFYDKNDCHRIAKLMAKVVQEEAQRSQLLFQDRRSVSRINGCTDILEMLSKAKVEYEQNQKSDLICWTQPSANPTKTENTEISEHGSSMLQMQDHPCSSIPKHLTVEELFGTSFPKEHSTVSYSNPERTKKPDSSCREHNLLLPFSFEQSTVIHQPLGKLDGSSFKSNSCTLLPQECMPPLLIASPSAPQPEVNKASNYAVQLSPNLNSTLATEAPCVQMLQSGSTNNNMLQVMQQAAKQMSPLVNQQPSDMNHGPQNITPSQNQFLTSLAATSTESASNMPLANTDLLQKLRLTPQHDVMQQSANKAPVASNSSSAASQLATPDRFKESHTKQALTGKAIPPVQVAQQSKELETFSHPKALSKASQVASPQFAAATTTMAPSVLLSPSVFQQSAMKSSDIENKVGSSSPLTLGAVDVPTLPPTVLTRSQLQETLIYLIKNDANFLSTLHEVYLQVLTKNTDSIKL